A stretch of the Bacillus licheniformis DSM 13 = ATCC 14580 genome encodes the following:
- a CDS encoding RNA-binding S4 domain-containing protein, translating into MRLDKFLKVSRLIKRRTLAKEVADQGRISINGQQAKASSVVKAGDELAVRFGQKLVTVKVNELKDTTKKEEAADMYTVLKEEKLGGE; encoded by the coding sequence ATGAGACTCGACAAATTTCTCAAAGTATCAAGGCTGATTAAAAGACGGACGCTTGCAAAAGAAGTGGCTGACCAGGGAAGAATTTCGATCAATGGCCAGCAGGCCAAAGCAAGCTCTGTTGTCAAAGCGGGGGACGAGCTTGCGGTGCGTTTCGGCCAAAAACTTGTAACCGTCAAAGTCAATGAATTGAAGGATACGACAAAAAAAGAAGAAGCCGCTGATATGTATACCGTTCTCAAAGAGGAGAAG